In Candidatus Rokuibacteriota bacterium, a single genomic region encodes these proteins:
- a CDS encoding DUF1059 domain-containing protein, translating into MAKILKCGDVAPGCNAVLEGKDMAELMAKAAEHAKTVHGMTTIPPELAAKVQAAIKDK; encoded by the coding sequence ATGGCGAAGATCCTGAAGTGCGGCGATGTTGCGCCTGGCTGCAACGCCGTTCTCGAGGGGAAGGATATGGCTGAACTCATGGCGAAGGCCGCTGAACACGCCAAGACCGTCCACGGGATGACGACAATCCCGCCCGAGCTGGCGGCGAAGGTGCAAGCCGCGATCAAGGACAAGTAG